The proteins below are encoded in one region of Microbacterium pygmaeum:
- a CDS encoding HAD-IIA family hydrolase: MRTRADIECWLTDMDGVLVHENTPVPGAAELLQQWRDLGTPFLVLTNNSIFTPRDLSARLRASGLDVPEASIWTSALATADFLRSQAPGGSAFVIGEAGLTTALHEAGFIMTETNPDYVVVGETRNYSFEAITKAIRFIAAGARFIATNPDATGPSVDGVLPATGAISALITKAIGKEPYVVGKPNPMMFRSALNRIGAHSETTGMIGDRMDTDIVAGIEAGLHTVLVLTGISDDAEIERYPFRPDEVLESVADLVSEEPLEAEEADIL, translated from the coding sequence ATGCGGACCCGAGCCGATATCGAATGCTGGCTGACCGACATGGACGGCGTCCTGGTCCACGAGAACACGCCGGTACCCGGCGCGGCGGAACTGCTGCAGCAGTGGCGCGATCTGGGCACGCCGTTCCTGGTGCTCACGAACAACTCCATCTTCACGCCTCGCGACCTGAGCGCGCGGCTGCGCGCATCGGGACTCGACGTCCCCGAGGCATCCATCTGGACCTCCGCGCTGGCGACCGCGGACTTCCTGCGCAGCCAGGCACCCGGCGGATCTGCCTTCGTGATCGGCGAAGCGGGTCTCACCACGGCCCTGCACGAGGCCGGCTTCATCATGACCGAGACGAACCCCGACTACGTCGTGGTCGGCGAGACCCGCAATTACTCGTTCGAGGCGATCACGAAGGCGATCCGGTTCATCGCCGCGGGGGCGCGCTTCATCGCGACCAATCCCGACGCGACCGGTCCGTCCGTGGACGGAGTGCTGCCGGCGACCGGCGCGATCAGCGCCCTGATCACGAAGGCGATCGGCAAGGAGCCGTACGTCGTCGGCAAGCCGAACCCGATGATGTTCCGCTCGGCGCTGAACCGCATCGGCGCGCACTCCGAGACGACCGGCATGATCGGCGACCGGATGGACACCGACATCGTCGCCGGCATCGAGGCCGGCCTGCACACCGTCCTGGTGCTCACCGGCATCAGCGACGACGCGGAGATCGAGCGCTACCCGTTCCGACCTGATGAGGTACTCGAGTCGGTTGCCGACCTCGTGTCGGAAGAGCCGCTGGAGGCCGAAGAAGCGGACATCCTCTGA
- a CDS encoding DMT family transporter: protein MRASVTGSWKWYIPVTAGYLLAFTFLSAALASGMPLGIAYGIWAAAGVAITAVPSRILFEEPLTLIMSIGIVLVMGGVLLVEIGAR, encoded by the coding sequence CTGCGGGCGAGTGTGACCGGATCGTGGAAGTGGTACATCCCGGTCACCGCCGGATACCTCCTCGCCTTCACCTTCCTGTCGGCGGCCCTCGCTTCCGGCATGCCCCTCGGCATCGCCTATGGGATCTGGGCGGCGGCGGGCGTGGCGATCACCGCCGTGCCGAGCCGCATCCTGTTCGAGGAGCCGCTCACACTCATCATGAGCATCGGGATCGTCCTGGTGATGGGCGGCGTCCTGCTCGTCGAGATCGGTGCCCGGTGA
- a CDS encoding SDR family NAD(P)-dependent oxidoreductase, protein MARQAWNPEQLPDLTGRSYLVTGSNAGLGFFSSEQLVRAGASVYMTGRSPNRLMDARAALRRRNPDAGERAHTLLLDTSNLGSVRAAAATVAGRGRLDGLLLNAGIVHPPKERETTRDGHELVFATNVLGHFALAGELLTSLAAASGRMVWLGSMSTSMWKYDPVDPQLVEGYTGWRAYVQSKVATTALGLEADRRLRAAGVDVRSEVAHPGYATSGRTAGIVGVNSPSRLSRFADNLQAPITQSKEHGAWPLVRALVDPDAEGGQFWGPKTVVRGEPRRGKASKITRDPEIAARLWRVCEEATGVSWPLEKAAAV, encoded by the coding sequence GTGGCCCGACAGGCATGGAATCCCGAGCAGCTTCCCGACCTGACCGGGCGAAGCTACCTCGTGACCGGCTCCAATGCCGGTCTCGGCTTCTTCTCGAGCGAGCAGCTCGTCCGCGCGGGCGCGTCGGTGTACATGACCGGGCGCAGCCCGAACCGCCTGATGGATGCGCGGGCGGCACTTCGCCGGCGGAATCCGGATGCCGGTGAGCGTGCACACACGCTCCTGCTCGACACCAGCAATCTGGGCTCGGTGCGCGCAGCCGCGGCCACCGTCGCCGGCCGCGGCCGCCTCGACGGACTTCTGCTGAACGCCGGCATCGTGCATCCGCCGAAGGAGCGCGAGACCACGCGGGACGGGCACGAGCTGGTGTTCGCGACCAACGTCCTCGGTCACTTCGCGCTCGCCGGCGAGCTGCTGACCTCGCTGGCCGCCGCATCGGGGCGGATGGTGTGGCTCGGCAGCATGTCGACCTCGATGTGGAAGTACGACCCGGTCGACCCGCAGCTCGTCGAGGGCTACACCGGGTGGCGCGCGTACGTGCAGTCGAAGGTCGCCACCACGGCGCTGGGCCTGGAGGCAGACCGGCGCCTGCGCGCGGCGGGCGTCGACGTGCGCAGCGAGGTGGCGCACCCCGGCTATGCGACGAGCGGTCGCACGGCGGGCATCGTGGGCGTGAACTCGCCGAGCCGCCTCTCGCGCTTCGCCGACAACCTGCAGGCGCCGATCACGCAATCCAAGGAGCACGGCGCGTGGCCGCTCGTGCGAGCGCTCGTGGATCCGGACGCCGAAGGCGGGCAGTTCTGGGGTCCGAAGACGGTGGTGCGCGGCGAACCCCGACGGGGGAAGGCCTCCAAGATCACGCGCGACCCCGAGATCGCGGCCCGCCTGTGGCGCGTCTGCGAAGAGGCGACCGGGGTCAGCTGGCCGCTCGAGAAGGCCGCCGCGGTGTGA
- a CDS encoding metal-dependent transcriptional regulator, with protein sequence MASPAVDDYLKTIYHHTEWQDDRITPSQLAAELGLAPSSVTEMVQKLAAQGLVTHRPYGPIALTADGEQRAAAIIRRHRLIETWLVSEFDYSWDEVHDEAEVLEHALSDRLLEGIDVRLGRPLFDPHGDAIPDAAGHVHREPFVLLAEAEPGHAGRVLRVSDRDAEVLRAVEAAGVRVGAHVLVADASTLSIDGIDVPLPGAAIDAVWLTA encoded by the coding sequence GTGGCCTCCCCCGCCGTCGACGACTACCTCAAGACGATCTACCACCACACCGAGTGGCAGGACGATCGCATCACGCCGTCGCAGCTGGCCGCAGAGCTCGGCCTGGCCCCCTCGAGCGTCACCGAGATGGTGCAGAAGCTCGCTGCCCAGGGTCTGGTGACCCATCGGCCGTACGGCCCCATCGCCCTCACCGCCGACGGCGAGCAGCGCGCAGCGGCGATCATCCGACGGCACCGGCTCATCGAGACGTGGCTGGTGAGCGAGTTCGACTACTCGTGGGACGAGGTGCACGACGAGGCCGAGGTCCTCGAGCACGCCCTGAGCGACCGACTGCTGGAGGGCATCGACGTCCGGCTCGGCCGGCCGCTTTTCGACCCGCACGGCGATGCGATTCCGGATGCCGCCGGCCACGTCCACCGTGAGCCGTTCGTGCTGCTCGCCGAGGCCGAACCCGGCCACGCCGGGAGAGTGCTCCGGGTCAGCGACCGCGATGCCGAGGTGCTGCGCGCAGTCGAGGCGGCGGGAGTGCGGGTGGGTGCGCATGTGCTGGTGGCGGATGCCTCGACCCTGAGCATCGACGGCATCGACGTCCCGCTGCCTGGCGCTGCGATCGACGCGGTCTGGCTGACCGCCTGA
- a CDS encoding Nramp family divalent metal transporter — translation MPKTDADIATPSRAVAPATRAAWLIGPALVAGVAYLDPGNVASNMTAGAQFGYLLVWVVVLGNAMAWLIQYLSAKLGIVTGRSLPETLGRRIRNRWARRAYWLQAELVAMATDIAEVIGGAVALNLLFGIPLLWGGVITGTVSLVLLMVQSRRGPRTFEFVVIGMLAIIAIGFTFGVIIGPPDPAGALGGLVPRFEGTGSVLLAASILGATIMPHAIYAHSSLARDRFAPVEIVPAPDTPHLTRSAPSGDREGADWVKWDGVHEVGHAASPIGHAANDDLERRRGISTPRLLRATKWDVSIAMLIAGTVNLCILLLAAANLSGVPGTDTLEGAYAALRDGIGPLVATLFAVGLLASGLASTSVGAYAGAEIMKGLLHVQIPLIARRLVTLIPALVILGLGVDPTLALVLSQVVLSFGIPFALIPLVVLTARGEMLGRFRNHLATTVAGIAASVFLIALNAVLLYLVLSGA, via the coding sequence ATGCCGAAAACGGACGCCGACATCGCAACCCCGAGTCGCGCCGTCGCGCCCGCCACCCGCGCCGCGTGGCTGATCGGTCCGGCGCTCGTGGCCGGCGTCGCCTATCTCGACCCGGGCAACGTCGCGAGCAACATGACCGCAGGAGCCCAGTTCGGCTACCTCCTGGTCTGGGTCGTCGTGCTCGGCAACGCGATGGCCTGGCTCATCCAGTACCTGTCGGCGAAGCTCGGCATCGTCACCGGACGCAGCCTGCCCGAGACACTGGGCCGCCGCATCCGCAATCGGTGGGCACGACGCGCCTACTGGCTGCAGGCCGAACTGGTCGCGATGGCGACCGACATCGCGGAGGTCATCGGCGGCGCCGTCGCCCTCAACCTGCTGTTCGGCATTCCGCTGCTGTGGGGCGGCGTGATCACCGGCACCGTGTCGCTCGTGCTGCTGATGGTGCAATCCCGCCGCGGACCCCGCACCTTCGAGTTCGTCGTCATCGGCATGCTGGCGATCATCGCGATCGGCTTCACCTTCGGGGTGATCATCGGCCCTCCCGATCCGGCGGGCGCGCTCGGCGGCCTCGTGCCGCGCTTCGAGGGGACCGGATCCGTGCTGCTCGCGGCATCCATCCTCGGCGCGACGATCATGCCGCACGCGATCTACGCGCACAGCTCGCTCGCCCGCGACCGCTTCGCGCCGGTCGAGATCGTCCCGGCCCCTGATACCCCCCACTTGACCCGATCGGCCCCTTCCGGCGACCGAGAAGGGGCCGATTGGGTCAAGTGGGACGGTGTACACGAGGTCGGCCACGCCGCCAGCCCGATCGGGCATGCGGCCAACGACGACCTCGAGCGTCGCCGCGGCATCTCCACCCCCCGACTGCTTCGCGCGACGAAGTGGGACGTCAGCATCGCGATGCTCATCGCCGGCACCGTCAACCTCTGCATCCTGCTGCTGGCCGCGGCGAATCTCTCCGGCGTCCCAGGAACCGACACGCTCGAGGGCGCGTACGCCGCGCTCCGCGACGGGATCGGCCCGCTTGTGGCGACCCTTTTCGCCGTCGGCCTGCTCGCGAGCGGCCTGGCCTCGACGAGCGTCGGCGCGTACGCCGGCGCCGAGATCATGAAGGGCCTGCTGCATGTGCAGATCCCGCTGATCGCACGGCGGCTCGTCACGCTCATCCCGGCGCTGGTGATCCTCGGACTCGGCGTCGACCCGACCCTCGCCCTCGTCCTCAGTCAGGTCGTGCTGTCCTTCGGCATCCCGTTCGCGCTGATCCCGCTGGTTGTCCTGACGGCGCGCGGCGAGATGCTCGGCCGCTTCCGGAATCATCTCGCTACGACGGTCGCCGGCATCGCGGCATCCGTCTTCCTCATCGCGCTCAACGCGGTGCTCCTCTATCTGGTGCTGTCTGGGGCCTGA
- a CDS encoding TrmH family RNA methyltransferase: MTADTPEPPLPAEPHLPVGVGPWPGGPDAWPDDPRYDRELLEHGDTRNVVDRYRYWSMDAVVADLDERRHPFHVAIENWQHDMNIGSIVRSANAFLAAEVHIVGRRRWNRRGAMVTDRYQHVRHHEDVAAFAGWADAAGLPILAIDNLPGAMPVDSADLPERCVLLFGQEGPGLSEEALAAASASIEIRQFGSTRSINASAAAAVVMYEWCRRWA, translated from the coding sequence GTGACCGCCGACACTCCTGAGCCGCCGCTCCCGGCGGAACCCCACCTCCCGGTCGGCGTCGGCCCGTGGCCGGGAGGACCGGATGCCTGGCCCGACGACCCCCGCTACGACCGCGAGCTGCTGGAGCACGGCGACACGCGCAACGTCGTCGACCGATACCGCTACTGGAGCATGGATGCGGTCGTCGCCGATCTCGATGAGCGGAGGCATCCGTTCCACGTGGCGATCGAGAACTGGCAGCACGACATGAACATCGGCTCGATCGTGCGCAGCGCCAACGCGTTCCTCGCCGCCGAGGTGCACATCGTCGGACGCCGTCGCTGGAATCGCCGCGGCGCCATGGTCACCGACCGGTACCAGCACGTTCGTCACCATGAGGACGTCGCGGCGTTCGCCGGATGGGCGGATGCCGCGGGCCTGCCGATCCTCGCGATCGACAACCTCCCCGGGGCGATGCCGGTCGACAGCGCCGACCTGCCCGAACGCTGCGTGCTGCTGTTCGGTCAGGAGGGTCCGGGGCTCTCCGAGGAGGCGCTGGCCGCGGCATCCGCCTCGATCGAGATCAGGCAGTTCGGCTCCACCCGCTCGATCAACGCCTCGGCCGCAGCCGCCGTCGTGATGTACGAGTGGTGCCGCCGCTGGGCCTGA
- a CDS encoding MATE family efflux transporter — MASSSKQLNRDILRLAVPALGALIAEPMFLIVDSALVGHLGVEPLAGLGIASAVLQTIVGLMVFLAYATTPAVARRFGAGDPTKAVSVGIDGIWLALGMGAVLAVAGSLLTPFLVGLFGASPDVARDAETYLGISMWGLPAMLIVFAATGLLRGMQDTVTPLWIAGLGFGANALLNWMFIYGLGWGIAGSAFGTVVAQWGMVGAYVVVVGRLARRHEASIRPQREGVSGSARAGGWLFLRTLSLRIALLATVGVATTLGTAELAGWQVAFTIFSTAAFALDALAIAAQALIGKGLGAGDVPMVRHVLGRTVAWGTWFGVIVGAVIGALSGVIGLVFTGSAELAALIQPALIVLAVAQPLCGIVFVLDGVLIGAGDARYLALAGLANLVPFVPALLLVAWLSGGGAAGLAWLAVAFFGVYMLARLATLGWRVRGAAWMTAGV; from the coding sequence ATGGCGAGCTCCTCCAAACAGCTGAACCGCGACATCCTGCGGCTCGCCGTGCCGGCGCTGGGCGCTCTCATCGCGGAGCCGATGTTCCTCATCGTCGACTCGGCCCTCGTGGGGCACCTCGGCGTCGAGCCCCTCGCCGGACTCGGCATCGCATCGGCCGTGCTGCAGACGATCGTCGGGCTGATGGTGTTCCTGGCGTACGCCACGACGCCCGCGGTCGCGCGGCGGTTCGGCGCGGGCGATCCGACCAAGGCGGTATCGGTCGGCATCGACGGGATCTGGCTCGCGCTCGGGATGGGCGCGGTCCTCGCAGTCGCCGGCTCGCTGCTGACGCCGTTCCTGGTCGGCCTGTTCGGCGCCTCGCCCGACGTCGCGCGCGATGCCGAGACCTACCTCGGCATCTCGATGTGGGGGTTGCCGGCGATGCTGATCGTCTTCGCGGCGACCGGACTGCTTCGAGGGATGCAGGACACGGTGACGCCGCTGTGGATCGCCGGCCTCGGCTTCGGCGCGAACGCGCTGCTGAACTGGATGTTCATCTACGGCCTGGGCTGGGGCATCGCCGGCTCGGCGTTCGGGACGGTCGTGGCGCAGTGGGGCATGGTCGGCGCGTACGTCGTGGTGGTCGGGCGGCTCGCGCGGCGGCACGAGGCATCCATCCGCCCGCAGCGTGAAGGTGTCAGCGGCTCGGCGCGCGCCGGAGGCTGGCTGTTCCTGCGCACCCTGTCGCTGCGGATCGCGCTGCTGGCCACCGTCGGGGTCGCCACGACGCTGGGGACCGCCGAGCTCGCCGGCTGGCAGGTCGCGTTCACCATCTTCTCGACGGCGGCGTTCGCCCTGGACGCGCTCGCGATCGCCGCGCAGGCGCTGATCGGGAAGGGGCTCGGCGCCGGCGACGTGCCGATGGTGCGGCACGTCCTCGGACGCACCGTCGCCTGGGGCACGTGGTTCGGCGTGATCGTCGGCGCTGTCATCGGCGCGCTGTCCGGCGTCATCGGGCTGGTGTTCACCGGATCGGCGGAGCTGGCCGCCCTGATCCAGCCCGCGCTGATCGTGCTGGCGGTCGCGCAGCCCCTCTGCGGGATCGTCTTCGTGCTCGACGGCGTGCTGATCGGTGCCGGGGACGCGAGATACCTCGCCCTCGCGGGCTTGGCGAACCTCGTGCCGTTCGTGCCGGCGCTCCTGCTGGTCGCATGGCTCAGCGGCGGTGGCGCGGCCGGGCTCGCGTGGCTGGCGGTCGCATTCTTCGGGGTCTACATGCTGGCGCGCCTGGCGACCCTCGGCTGGCGTGTGCGCGGCGCCGCGTGGATGACGGCCGGCGTCTGA
- a CDS encoding M13 family metallopeptidase encodes MTEASRSGLALDELSAEIRPQDDLFRHVNGAWLDRTEIPDDKARWGSFHLIAEQAEKDVHAIIEESQDAEPGTETRKIGDLYSSFMDTERIAELGAAPVADQLARVDAIESIPALLRTLGELERDGIGGLIGLYVEPDPGNPQRYVPFLVQGGLSLPDESYYRLDNFEETRFAYRAHIQTLLELAGVADAAASADRIFALETELATHHWDNVKSRDAVATYNLKTWDEVEALAGIDLTPWLEGTAPGREEAFAEANVYQPSFLEGMGSLLVEARLDDWKAWVRWRIVHGAAAFLSDPFVEENFAFYGTQMTGVPVNRERWKRGVGLTEAALGEAIGRVYVERHFPPSAKEAMDELVANLLAAYRDSIRTLEWMTPETRERALAKLDAFTPKIGYPVKWRDYSALEIDALDLVGNVRRAHIHEHDRQLGRIGGPVDRDEWYMTPQTVNAYYNPLMNEIVFPAAILQYPFFDADRDAAANYGGIGAVIGHEIGHGFDDQGSRFDGDGSLRDWWTDADRTAFEERTAILIEQFNELTPVGLPEGNAVNGALTIGENIGDLGGLGISIKAYELSLDGADAPEVDGFTGIQRLLLSWAQIWQQKGREAETIRLLTIDPHSPNEFRCNQIVRNIDAFYDAFDVTETDQLWLDSDKRVTIW; translated from the coding sequence ATGACCGAAGCCTCCCGATCCGGTCTCGCCCTCGATGAGCTGAGCGCTGAGATCCGCCCGCAGGATGACCTGTTCCGCCACGTCAATGGAGCGTGGCTCGATCGCACCGAGATCCCCGACGACAAGGCCCGCTGGGGCTCGTTCCACCTCATCGCCGAGCAGGCCGAGAAGGACGTCCACGCGATCATCGAGGAATCGCAGGACGCCGAGCCCGGCACTGAGACCCGCAAGATCGGCGACCTGTACTCCAGCTTCATGGACACCGAGCGCATCGCCGAGCTCGGCGCCGCACCGGTGGCCGACCAGCTGGCGCGCGTCGACGCCATCGAGAGCATCCCGGCCCTGCTGCGGACGCTCGGCGAACTCGAGCGAGACGGCATCGGCGGCCTGATCGGCCTGTACGTCGAGCCCGACCCCGGCAACCCCCAGCGCTACGTGCCGTTCCTCGTCCAGGGCGGGCTGTCGCTGCCGGATGAGAGCTACTACCGCCTCGACAACTTCGAGGAGACGCGCTTCGCCTACCGCGCGCACATCCAGACGCTGCTCGAGCTGGCGGGAGTGGCGGATGCCGCGGCATCCGCTGATCGGATCTTCGCGCTCGAGACCGAACTGGCCACGCACCATTGGGACAACGTGAAGAGCCGCGATGCGGTCGCGACCTACAACCTCAAGACGTGGGACGAGGTCGAGGCGCTCGCCGGGATCGACCTCACGCCGTGGCTCGAGGGCACCGCCCCGGGGCGTGAGGAGGCGTTCGCCGAGGCGAACGTGTACCAGCCGAGCTTCCTCGAGGGGATGGGGAGCCTGCTCGTCGAGGCTCGCCTGGACGATTGGAAGGCGTGGGTGCGCTGGCGCATCGTGCACGGCGCGGCCGCATTCCTGTCGGACCCGTTCGTCGAGGAGAACTTCGCCTTCTACGGCACGCAGATGACCGGCGTGCCGGTCAACCGGGAGCGCTGGAAGCGCGGCGTCGGCCTCACCGAGGCGGCGCTGGGCGAGGCCATCGGCCGCGTCTACGTGGAGCGGCACTTCCCGCCGAGCGCCAAGGAGGCGATGGACGAGCTGGTCGCGAACCTGCTCGCCGCCTACCGCGACAGCATCCGGACCCTGGAATGGATGACGCCCGAGACGCGCGAGCGGGCGCTCGCCAAACTCGACGCCTTCACACCCAAGATCGGCTACCCGGTGAAGTGGCGCGACTACTCGGCGCTCGAGATCGACGCGCTCGACCTGGTCGGCAACGTCCGTCGCGCGCACATCCATGAGCACGACCGCCAGCTCGGACGCATCGGCGGACCCGTCGACCGCGACGAGTGGTACATGACCCCGCAGACGGTCAATGCGTACTACAACCCGCTGATGAACGAGATCGTGTTCCCCGCGGCGATCCTGCAGTACCCGTTCTTCGACGCCGACCGTGACGCCGCAGCCAACTACGGCGGGATCGGCGCGGTCATCGGCCACGAGATCGGTCACGGCTTCGACGACCAGGGCAGTCGCTTCGACGGCGATGGGTCGCTGCGCGATTGGTGGACGGATGCTGATCGCACCGCCTTCGAGGAGCGCACGGCGATCCTCATCGAGCAGTTCAACGAGCTCACCCCGGTGGGCCTGCCGGAGGGCAACGCCGTCAACGGCGCGCTGACGATCGGCGAGAACATCGGCGACCTGGGAGGCCTCGGTATCTCGATCAAGGCGTACGAGCTCTCGCTCGACGGAGCGGATGCTCCCGAGGTCGACGGCTTCACCGGCATCCAGAGGCTCCTGCTGTCGTGGGCGCAGATCTGGCAGCAGAAGGGGCGCGAAGCCGAGACGATCCGTCTCCTCACGATCGACCCGCACTCGCCGAACGAGTTCCGCTGCAACCAGATCGTCCGTAACATCGATGCGTTCTACGACGCGTTCGATGTCACCGAGACCGATCAGCTCTGGCTCGACTCCGACAAGCGCGTCACGATCTGGTGA
- a CDS encoding serine hydrolase: protein MPRRAAVGRRSFASTLKALDELASSGAKVSVRITDLDRGTSVLAGDDFVTLPIAGLGIVPLLIDVAAAFEAGALDPLEIVERTSVEPVTVAGIWQHLKAPALPLSDLAVLTAATGDALAANVLIEKVGLPAVRARIEQMGLTRLALLDRFRDERGPDDAPHVALGSARELAEVFAELVNTNVVSAAVSAQVAEWLSLNHDLSLVASATGLDPFAHENDEHGLLFVNKTGRDAGVRVEAGVLAGPRAGVSYALIVCFDDLSISHRLRAHEAFRTLGTDLMEYVF, encoded by the coding sequence TTGCCGAGGCGGGCGGCAGTCGGCCGCAGATCATTCGCCTCGACGTTGAAGGCGCTCGACGAGCTCGCCTCGTCGGGAGCGAAGGTGTCGGTGCGCATCACCGACCTCGACCGTGGCACGTCGGTGCTGGCCGGCGACGACTTCGTGACCCTGCCGATCGCGGGCCTCGGGATCGTGCCGCTCCTCATCGACGTCGCGGCCGCCTTCGAGGCCGGCGCGCTCGATCCGCTCGAGATCGTCGAGCGCACTTCGGTGGAGCCTGTGACGGTGGCGGGTATCTGGCAGCACCTCAAGGCGCCGGCCCTGCCGCTGTCGGATCTGGCGGTGCTGACCGCGGCGACCGGCGACGCGCTCGCCGCGAACGTGCTGATCGAGAAGGTCGGGTTGCCCGCGGTCCGCGCCCGGATCGAGCAGATGGGACTGACCCGCCTCGCCCTGCTGGACCGCTTCCGCGACGAACGCGGACCCGACGACGCGCCGCACGTCGCGCTCGGCTCGGCGCGCGAGCTCGCCGAGGTCTTCGCCGAGCTGGTGAACACGAACGTCGTCTCGGCGGCTGTCAGCGCGCAGGTCGCGGAGTGGCTGAGCCTCAACCACGACCTCTCATTGGTCGCCTCGGCGACCGGGCTCGACCCGTTCGCGCACGAGAACGACGAGCACGGCCTGCTCTTCGTGAACAAGACGGGGAGGGATGCCGGCGTCCGCGTCGAAGCGGGAGTGCTCGCCGGCCCGCGGGCCGGCGTCTCGTACGCGCTGATCGTGTGCTTCGACGACCTGTCGATATCGCATCGGCTCCGGGCGCACGAGGCCTTCCGCACGCTCGGGACCGACCTCATGGAGTACGTGTTTTGA
- a CDS encoding aspartate aminotransferase family protein: MNDESFWSDADRHLIRYSGSWSPRIIERAAGSYIYDSEGRAILDFTSGQMSAVLGHSHPDIVRAVSESVASLDHLFSGMLSRPVVTFARRLSETLPPNLTKTMVLTTGAEANEAAIKIAKLATGKYEIVSFDRSWHGMTSGAAAATFSAGRRGYGPVVPGNLTLPTPNAYRSPFRAADGSYDWEAELSYGFASVDAQSTGALAACILEPILSSGGIIELPLGYLARLRELCDQRGMLLILDEAQTGLGRTGTMYAFERDGVSPDILTLSKTLGAGLPVAAVVTSDEIEAISAERGFLFYTTHVSDPLAAVVANTVLDVLERDGLVARAASLGDQLSERLAAMADRFDVVGDVRGRGLLQGIELVLDKQTKAPADALGAAVTAACLDRGLHMNIVQLLGMGGIFRVAPPLTISESELHEGVDILEASLESVLA; the protein is encoded by the coding sequence TTGAACGACGAGTCCTTCTGGTCCGACGCCGACCGGCACCTGATCCGCTACTCCGGCTCGTGGTCGCCGCGGATCATCGAGCGCGCCGCCGGCTCGTACATCTACGACAGCGAGGGCCGCGCCATCCTCGATTTCACATCGGGGCAGATGAGCGCGGTGCTGGGCCACTCGCACCCCGACATCGTGCGAGCCGTGAGCGAGTCGGTCGCCTCGCTGGATCACCTCTTCAGCGGCATGCTGTCGCGGCCCGTGGTGACCTTCGCACGTCGGCTGTCCGAGACCCTCCCGCCGAACCTCACCAAGACGATGGTGCTCACCACCGGCGCCGAGGCGAACGAGGCGGCGATCAAGATCGCGAAGCTGGCGACCGGGAAGTACGAGATCGTCTCGTTCGACCGCTCGTGGCACGGCATGACCTCCGGCGCGGCCGCCGCGACGTTCTCGGCGGGTCGGCGCGGCTACGGGCCCGTGGTGCCCGGCAACCTGACGCTCCCGACTCCGAACGCGTATCGCTCGCCGTTCCGCGCCGCCGACGGCTCCTACGACTGGGAAGCCGAGCTGTCGTACGGCTTCGCGTCCGTGGACGCGCAGTCCACCGGAGCGCTGGCTGCCTGCATCCTCGAACCGATCCTCTCATCCGGCGGCATCATCGAGCTTCCGCTCGGCTACCTCGCGCGCCTTCGCGAACTGTGCGACCAACGCGGCATGCTGCTGATCCTCGACGAGGCCCAGACGGGGCTGGGGCGCACCGGCACGATGTACGCGTTCGAGCGCGACGGCGTCTCGCCCGACATCCTGACCCTGTCGAAGACCCTCGGTGCCGGCCTGCCCGTCGCAGCTGTCGTGACGAGCGACGAGATCGAGGCGATCTCCGCGGAACGCGGGTTCCTCTTCTATACGACGCACGTGTCGGATCCCCTCGCAGCGGTCGTCGCGAACACCGTCCTGGACGTCCTCGAACGCGACGGACTCGTCGCCCGGGCGGCGTCGCTGGGCGACCAGCTCTCGGAGCGCCTCGCCGCGATGGCGGATCGGTTCGACGTCGTCGGCGACGTCCGCGGCCGGGGACTGCTGCAGGGCATCGAACTGGTGCTCGACAAGCAGACCAAAGCACCGGCAGATGCACTCGGTGCCGCCGTCACCGCCGCCTGCCTCGATCGCGGACTGCACATGAACATCGTGCAGCTGCTCGGTATGGGCGGCATCTTCCGGGTCGCTCCGCCGCTGACGATCAGCGAGTCCGAGCTGCACGAGGGAGTGGACATCCTCGAGGCATCCCTGGAGTCCGTGCTCGCGTAG